One Tomitella gaofuii DNA segment encodes these proteins:
- a CDS encoding transglycosylase family protein: protein MAAPAMTRTLGATIATSAALGIALTLGAGTAAAYDWTGVAQCESGGNWHIDTGNGYYGGLQFSMPTWQAYGGVGNPAHATRAEQVRVAERVLAGQGIGAWPACGTHLRPGISPALATEGLLPPGSLDLLPGSVALPPGSMALPPGSMDPGSFDPLGSAAAMIPPGSIALPFP from the coding sequence GTGGCCGCACCCGCAATGACCCGCACCCTTGGCGCGACGATCGCGACGAGCGCAGCGCTCGGCATCGCATTGACCCTCGGCGCCGGTACCGCCGCAGCCTACGACTGGACCGGCGTCGCGCAGTGCGAGTCCGGCGGAAACTGGCATATCGACACCGGCAACGGCTACTACGGCGGCTTGCAGTTCAGCATGCCCACCTGGCAGGCGTACGGCGGCGTCGGCAATCCGGCGCACGCCACCCGTGCCGAGCAGGTCAGGGTGGCGGAGCGCGTGCTCGCCGGCCAGGGCATCGGCGCATGGCCGGCGTGCGGCACGCACCTGCGCCCCGGCATCAGCCCTGCGCTGGCCACCGAAGGGCTCCTGCCACCGGGGTCGCTGGACCTGCTCCCGGGGTCCGTTGCGCTGCCACCGGGGTCGATGGCACTGCCGCCGGGGTCCATGGATCCGGGCTCGTTCGACCCGCTCGGTTCGGCGGCGGCGATGATCCCGCCGGGGTCGATCGCGCTGCCGTTCCCCTGA
- a CDS encoding transglutaminase domain-containing protein, producing MTSTAPRFSAASPAAFLGRDSYVDTTDPEILTLARGLRARAGSAATATATATAYARTAFEWVRDEVAHSYDARDPRVTLTAGEVLAERVGLCYAKAHLLAALLRCQGIPAGLCYQRLEHGDGHVLHGLVAVHLCEAWHRQDPRGNTGGIDARFSLGAERLAWTIDPTRGEVDYPELYATPARCVVDTLRGARNVLDLYDDGLPTEL from the coding sequence ATGACGAGCACCGCACCGCGCTTCTCCGCCGCTTCGCCAGCGGCGTTCCTCGGCCGCGATTCCTACGTCGACACGACGGACCCCGAGATTCTGACGCTGGCGCGCGGCCTGCGGGCACGGGCGGGCTCCGCCGCGACCGCCACTGCCACCGCAACGGCCTATGCCCGAACGGCTTTCGAGTGGGTCCGAGACGAAGTGGCGCATTCCTACGACGCCCGCGACCCACGCGTCACGCTCACCGCCGGCGAGGTGCTCGCCGAACGCGTGGGCCTCTGCTACGCCAAGGCGCACCTGCTGGCAGCGTTGCTGCGGTGCCAGGGCATCCCCGCAGGCCTGTGTTACCAGCGGCTCGAGCACGGCGACGGACACGTCCTGCACGGCCTCGTCGCCGTGCACCTCTGCGAAGCCTGGCACCGGCAGGACCCGCGCGGGAACACCGGCGGCATCGACGCGCGGTTCTCGCTGGGCGCCGAGCGACTGGCGTGGACCATTGATCCGACTCGCGGCGAGGTCGATTACCCGGAGCTGTACGCGACGCCGGCGCGGTGCGTCGTCGACACGCTCCGCGGCGCCCGCAACGTGCTGGACCTCTACGACGACGGGCTGCCGACGGAGCTCTGA
- a CDS encoding DUF779 domain-containing protein codes for MTAPARVVATVAARDLLCSLRRRHGPLMLHQSGGCCDGSSPMCYGAGEFLVGDRDVLLGELDLAAVPGAVAAERPIGDDAVAVWISGPQYAAWQHTQLILDVVAGRGGGFSLEAPEGLRFLTRSRPFMRAELRALTDAPPLTGVQVEAGVVPPTPGFPVVVADAAEAEAACGFR; via the coding sequence ATGACCGCACCCGCGCGCGTTGTCGCCACCGTGGCGGCCCGTGACCTGCTGTGCAGCCTTCGCCGCCGGCACGGTCCGCTCATGCTCCACCAGTCCGGCGGCTGCTGCGACGGGTCTTCGCCGATGTGCTACGGCGCCGGGGAGTTCCTCGTGGGCGACCGCGACGTCCTCCTGGGCGAGCTCGATCTGGCGGCGGTGCCCGGCGCGGTTGCGGCCGAACGCCCCATCGGCGACGACGCCGTGGCCGTGTGGATCTCCGGGCCGCAGTACGCGGCGTGGCAGCACACGCAGCTGATCCTCGACGTGGTCGCAGGTCGTGGTGGAGGCTTCAGTCTGGAGGCGCCCGAGGGCCTCCGGTTCCTCACCCGTTCGCGCCCGTTCATGCGCGCGGAGCTGCGGGCGTTGACCGACGCGCCGCCGCTGACCGGCGTGCAGGTGGAGGCGGGAGTCGTCCCTCCGACGCCCGGATTCCCCGTGGTGGTGGCGGACGCCGCTGAGGCGGAGGCGGCCTGCGGGTTCCGCTGA
- a CDS encoding aldehyde dehydrogenase family protein, translating to MTVYARPGAPDAVMSFQSRYDNWISGAWTAPVGGEYFENTTPVTGQAFCEVARSGAADVELALDAAHAAAPAWGKTTAAERALVLNSIADRMEANLESIAVAESWDNGKPVRETLNADIPLAIDHFRYFAGAIRAQEGSLSQIDEDTVAYHFHEPLGVVGQIIPWNFPILMATWKLAPALAAGNAIVMKPAEQTPASIMHLISLVGDLLPDGVLNIVNGFGAETGKPLASSNRIAKVAFTGETTTGRLIMQYASQNLIPVTLELGGKSPNIFFDDVLAKADAYQDKALEGFTMFALNQGEVCTCPSRSLIQNTIYDEFLELAAIRTKAVRQGDPLDTETMIGAQASNDQFEKILSYIDIGKAEGATVVTGGERSDLGGDLSGGYYIQPTVFAGTNDMRIFQEEIFGPVVSVTSFTDYDDAIRIANDTLYGLGAGVWSRNGSTAYRAGRDIQAGRVWTNTYHQYPAHAAFGGYKQSGFGRENHRMMLDHYQQTKNLLVSYAEGAQGFF from the coding sequence ATGACCGTGTATGCCCGCCCCGGTGCACCGGATGCTGTGATGTCGTTCCAGTCCCGCTACGACAACTGGATCAGCGGCGCCTGGACCGCCCCGGTGGGCGGCGAGTACTTCGAGAACACCACGCCGGTCACCGGCCAGGCCTTCTGCGAGGTCGCGCGGTCCGGCGCGGCCGACGTCGAGCTGGCGCTGGACGCCGCACACGCCGCAGCCCCCGCCTGGGGCAAGACCACCGCCGCCGAACGGGCACTCGTCCTCAACAGCATCGCCGACCGCATGGAGGCGAACCTCGAGTCGATCGCCGTGGCCGAGTCGTGGGACAACGGCAAGCCGGTCCGCGAGACGCTCAACGCGGACATCCCGCTCGCGATCGACCACTTCCGGTACTTCGCCGGCGCGATCCGCGCGCAGGAGGGCTCGCTCTCGCAGATCGACGAGGATACGGTCGCTTACCACTTCCATGAGCCGCTCGGCGTGGTCGGCCAGATCATCCCGTGGAACTTCCCGATCCTCATGGCCACCTGGAAGCTGGCGCCCGCGCTCGCCGCCGGCAACGCGATCGTCATGAAGCCGGCCGAGCAGACCCCCGCGTCGATCATGCACCTGATCTCCCTCGTCGGGGACCTGCTGCCGGACGGCGTCCTCAACATCGTCAACGGCTTCGGCGCCGAGACCGGCAAACCCCTGGCGTCCAGCAACCGCATCGCCAAGGTGGCGTTCACCGGTGAGACCACCACCGGACGGCTGATCATGCAGTACGCCAGCCAGAACCTCATCCCGGTCACGCTGGAGCTGGGCGGCAAGAGTCCCAACATCTTCTTCGACGACGTCCTGGCCAAGGCCGACGCGTACCAGGACAAGGCGCTCGAAGGGTTCACGATGTTCGCCCTCAACCAGGGCGAGGTGTGCACCTGCCCGTCGCGGTCGCTTATCCAGAACACCATCTACGACGAGTTCCTGGAGCTCGCGGCCATCCGGACCAAGGCGGTGCGCCAGGGCGATCCGCTCGACACCGAGACGATGATCGGCGCGCAGGCCTCGAACGACCAGTTCGAGAAGATCCTGTCCTACATCGACATCGGCAAGGCCGAGGGCGCCACGGTGGTCACGGGCGGCGAGCGGTCCGACCTGGGCGGCGACCTGTCCGGCGGCTATTACATCCAGCCCACCGTGTTCGCGGGCACCAACGACATGCGGATCTTCCAGGAGGAGATCTTCGGCCCCGTCGTCTCGGTCACCTCGTTCACCGATTACGACGATGCCATCCGCATCGCCAACGACACCCTCTACGGGCTGGGCGCCGGAGTCTGGTCGCGCAACGGATCGACCGCCTACCGCGCCGGACGCGACATCCAGGCGGGGCGCGTGTGGACCAACACGTACCACCAGTACCCGGCGCACGCGGCGTTCGGCGGCTACAAGCAGTCGGGCTTCGGTCGGGAGAACCACCGCATGATGCTCGACCACTACCAGCAGACGAAGAACCTGCTCGTCTCCTACGCCGAAGGGGCCCAGGGCTTCTTCTGA
- a CDS encoding mycofactocin system FadH/OYE family oxidoreductase 1, translating to MHDGEPARPAPAARVPLAGRVRLAGRRPPSAVLFGPHVTNLGVGRALSSEHAAYYAERAAGGAGIVVTETASVHPSDWPYERAPLAAECADGWARIAESSRPHGTIVLAGLGHRGLQGSSAFGDRGALWGPSAVADPATREMPAVMERGEIAAVVAGFADAARRATGAGCDGVEIDVGPASLVRQFLSDLTNKRADGYGEDRAALLLEVLGAVRAAVGDAVVALRLTCDEAVSWGGIGPDEATEAVRRAADAADLITVVRGGLYTVDAYRPVVLPPWSQAHAQWDTAPGFNAELCRAMRAAADGRAAVVLQGSVVDPVAAEGFLADGTADFVEMTRALIADPHLVSRVRAGVAPRPCLLCNQGCMVDDPRNPLVDCAVRPGPPGDSIPPGESIPVAEECGEAVTDCAEATAADPLGVLVLGAGVAGLAAARVMAVGGARVTVLERAAAPGGVLQAAAVARPALAGLRGWLEGECARLGVRLECGVHDGARRAAETLRRGTPVIQATGGLPRPAGVPCEAWAEAAAVLDTAGGVLPLPDGPVLVNDPIGGPVGVAVAEWLAAAGRTVHLVTPDPVAGAELARAGDLVGANVRLARAGVTRHVLSVLRGQRDGAAVLEHGHTGERREVPCVLVVDCAPRLPGVSLAGAVRAGDCVAPRTALEAMREGEEAARTTLARRR from the coding sequence ATGCACGATGGCGAACCCGCGCGGCCCGCACCGGCCGCGCGGGTTCCGCTTGCGGGGCGGGTGCGTCTGGCGGGCCGGCGCCCGCCGTCCGCGGTGCTGTTCGGTCCGCATGTCACCAACCTCGGAGTCGGCCGCGCGCTGTCGTCCGAGCACGCCGCCTACTACGCGGAGCGTGCGGCGGGCGGCGCGGGCATCGTGGTGACCGAGACGGCGTCGGTGCACCCGTCGGACTGGCCGTATGAGCGGGCACCACTCGCCGCGGAATGCGCCGACGGCTGGGCGCGGATCGCCGAGTCCTCCCGCCCGCACGGCACTATCGTGCTCGCCGGGCTCGGGCACCGTGGATTGCAGGGCAGCAGCGCGTTCGGCGACAGGGGGGCGCTGTGGGGCCCGTCGGCCGTGGCGGACCCGGCCACCCGCGAGATGCCCGCGGTGATGGAGCGTGGCGAGATCGCCGCCGTCGTCGCCGGATTCGCGGACGCCGCACGGCGCGCGACCGGGGCCGGGTGCGACGGCGTGGAGATCGACGTCGGCCCGGCATCCCTGGTGCGGCAGTTCCTCTCCGACCTCACCAACAAGCGGGCCGACGGCTACGGGGAGGACCGTGCCGCGCTGCTGCTCGAGGTGCTCGGCGCGGTGCGGGCAGCCGTAGGGGACGCAGTGGTCGCGCTGCGGCTCACCTGTGACGAGGCCGTGTCCTGGGGCGGAATCGGTCCCGACGAGGCGACGGAGGCGGTGCGCCGTGCTGCGGACGCCGCGGATCTGATCACCGTCGTGCGCGGCGGCCTGTACACCGTCGACGCGTACCGCCCGGTGGTGCTGCCGCCGTGGTCGCAGGCACATGCGCAGTGGGATACGGCGCCCGGCTTCAACGCGGAACTGTGCCGGGCGATGCGTGCGGCCGCAGACGGCCGTGCGGCCGTGGTGCTGCAGGGATCCGTGGTCGATCCGGTTGCCGCCGAGGGGTTCCTGGCGGACGGCACGGCGGACTTCGTCGAGATGACCCGTGCGCTCATCGCCGACCCGCACCTGGTTTCCCGTGTGCGGGCGGGTGTTGCGCCGCGCCCGTGCCTTCTGTGCAACCAGGGGTGCATGGTGGACGACCCGCGCAATCCGCTCGTCGACTGCGCCGTGCGGCCGGGTCCGCCGGGGGACTCGATTCCGCCGGGGGAGTCGATTCCGGTGGCGGAGGAGTGCGGGGAGGCCGTGACCGATTGCGCAGAGGCAACCGCGGCGGATCCGCTCGGAGTGCTGGTGCTCGGCGCAGGGGTCGCCGGCCTTGCTGCCGCGCGCGTCATGGCGGTCGGTGGTGCGCGGGTGACGGTGCTCGAGCGTGCAGCGGCCCCCGGCGGGGTACTGCAGGCGGCCGCGGTCGCACGCCCGGCGCTCGCCGGCCTCCGCGGCTGGCTGGAGGGCGAGTGCGCGCGACTCGGTGTGCGGCTCGAGTGCGGTGTGCACGACGGCGCGCGGCGAGCGGCGGAGACGCTGCGACGCGGCACGCCGGTGATTCAGGCGACCGGCGGCCTGCCGCGGCCGGCGGGCGTGCCGTGCGAGGCCTGGGCCGAGGCCGCTGCGGTGCTCGATACCGCGGGCGGGGTTCTACCGCTTCCCGACGGTCCTGTGCTGGTCAACGATCCGATAGGCGGCCCGGTGGGCGTCGCCGTCGCCGAATGGCTGGCCGCGGCCGGCCGCACGGTGCACCTGGTGACGCCCGACCCGGTCGCGGGCGCCGAGCTGGCACGCGCGGGCGACCTCGTCGGCGCCAATGTGCGCCTGGCTCGCGCCGGGGTGACGAGGCACGTGCTCTCGGTGCTGCGCGGGCAACGCGACGGGGCAGCGGTGCTCGAGCACGGCCACACCGGTGAGCGTAGGGAGGTGCCGTGCGTACTGGTGGTGGATTGCGCGCCTCGGCTGCCTGGAGTATCGCTCGCAGGGGCCGTCCGCGCGGGCGACTGCGTAGCGCCGCGCACCGCGCTCGAGGCGATGCGCGAGGGGGAGGAGGCCGCGAGAACCACGCTCGCGCGACGCCGATAG
- a CDS encoding helix-turn-helix domain-containing protein: protein MAANTVPGRAGQWTALRPGEDAAAVARRLGAAHDRFVTGGARQAGRSTRSGPAGGSSWGSAAGDVALAADVRAVVLESWERSRCSGVDPEAESAGVAFGDADLREYRAVHPLASVLPVVRTLLVDDAVDAELLVAISDADGRLLWVEGDTSMRDRAAAMAFAEGADWSESAMGTNAPGTSLALDHCVQLFGAEHFARTVRRWSCAAAPVHDPASGAILGSIDITGGTRVAAPEVLTLVRATVAAAEAELRLRGIAGGHRADEWRDVSASGPATVADALAPPAGAGSPHARRLRVLGGDRPTLRAGRGESRLSPRHAEILVLLTEHPDGLSAERLAVELDERSLDAVTVRAEMSRLRRVLGADMIASRPYRLTGSVLTDVMAVRSALSRGDVEEALRLYRGPALPDSLAPGVSEVRESLDARMRAAVLHSGDPSLLQRWAATSTGRDDPVVWQALVALLRAGSPAFVQAKAHADLLERRFGRAATRLQRPRT, encoded by the coding sequence GTGGCGGCGAACACGGTTCCCGGGCGGGCGGGGCAGTGGACTGCGCTGCGCCCGGGCGAGGATGCGGCGGCGGTGGCCCGGCGGCTCGGTGCGGCCCACGACCGGTTCGTCACCGGAGGCGCGCGGCAAGCGGGCCGGTCGACAAGGAGCGGGCCGGCCGGCGGATCGTCGTGGGGGAGCGCGGCGGGCGACGTGGCGCTGGCGGCGGACGTACGCGCGGTGGTCCTGGAATCCTGGGAGCGCAGCAGGTGCAGCGGGGTGGACCCGGAGGCGGAGTCCGCCGGTGTGGCCTTCGGCGACGCGGACCTGCGTGAATACCGAGCCGTCCATCCTTTGGCCTCGGTGTTGCCGGTGGTGCGCACACTGCTCGTCGACGATGCCGTGGATGCGGAGCTGCTGGTCGCGATCAGCGACGCAGACGGGCGCCTGCTCTGGGTGGAGGGCGACACGTCGATGCGGGACCGCGCCGCGGCGATGGCGTTCGCGGAGGGGGCCGACTGGAGCGAGTCGGCCATGGGCACGAACGCCCCCGGCACCTCGCTTGCGCTGGACCACTGTGTGCAGTTGTTCGGCGCCGAGCACTTCGCGCGCACCGTCCGGCGGTGGAGCTGCGCGGCGGCCCCCGTGCACGACCCGGCATCCGGCGCGATCCTGGGCTCCATCGACATCACCGGTGGCACTCGGGTGGCCGCACCGGAGGTCCTCACCCTCGTACGGGCGACCGTGGCGGCGGCCGAGGCGGAGCTGCGGTTGCGCGGCATCGCGGGCGGGCACCGTGCGGACGAGTGGCGCGATGTGTCCGCATCGGGGCCGGCGACGGTCGCCGACGCGCTCGCACCGCCGGCCGGCGCCGGTTCGCCGCACGCGCGGCGGCTGCGGGTCCTCGGGGGAGATCGGCCGACGCTGCGTGCCGGCCGCGGCGAGTCGCGGCTGTCGCCGCGGCATGCGGAGATCCTGGTGCTGCTGACCGAACATCCCGACGGGCTGAGCGCCGAGCGTCTCGCTGTGGAGCTCGACGAGCGTTCCCTGGACGCGGTGACCGTGCGCGCGGAGATGTCGCGATTGCGCCGGGTGCTCGGCGCGGACATGATCGCCTCGCGCCCCTACCGGTTGACGGGTTCCGTACTGACCGATGTGATGGCGGTCCGCAGCGCGTTGAGCAGGGGCGATGTCGAGGAAGCGCTGCGCTTGTACCGCGGCCCGGCGCTGCCCGATTCGCTGGCGCCCGGGGTGTCGGAGGTGCGGGAGTCCCTCGACGCGCGCATGCGTGCGGCGGTGCTCCACAGTGGCGATCCGTCCCTGTTGCAACGCTGGGCCGCGACGTCGACCGGCCGGGACGACCCCGTCGTCTGGCAGGCGCTCGTCGCCCTGCTCCGCGCGGGTTCGCCCGCGTTCGTACAGGCCAAGGCGCATGCGGACCTGCTGGAGCGCCGGTTCGGCCGCGCTGCAACCCGGTTGCAACGTCCGCGCACTTAG